From Gimesia panareensis, the proteins below share one genomic window:
- a CDS encoding ABC transporter permease: MKFHDLVSMSLLAIRRQKTRTALSLIGVVIGSLMLLFALASRSGVQEAVMRVFSMSKQLRQIHVSQNWSIDEEEIPEEELKIEGDIDEAMRARIRQMLIRHWQFEHRTKRIGLTRERINEIEAFAHVETVHPQISSYVSLIQGEQEMQGMGASVAADDEVLPERILVGKVFESDSEPVILLNEFVAWKWGFTSPAQMRALIGTKVRIEHRQGAEGVAYSLSHRSGGDVEFSKEELTALNSALDRIPKLIGDLNFSEEERAALKKAFQPKPTDPSRSVDSVEHIIAQEFTVAGIYRCPTESELNEDVGLDSANGMADFLLPIKTATQFALRVPHIEKEGFYQATVQVDHESNLKAVSEQIREMGLREYSLISMVEFIQEQVRQVTLIVSLVAIFALIISAVGIANTMVMSVVERTREIGIMKALGAREGQIQMLFLIEGALLGLIGGLCALVIGLVIKIPIEMMTISILENQFNKTFTQEHVINFPVWLLAAVLVFSMFVTTLATILPARRAARVDPIAALRHD; encoded by the coding sequence ATGAAATTCCATGACCTCGTCTCCATGTCGCTCCTGGCCATACGTCGGCAGAAAACCCGTACGGCTCTCTCGCTGATTGGAGTCGTGATCGGTTCGCTGATGCTGCTCTTTGCGCTTGCCTCGCGGAGCGGCGTTCAGGAGGCGGTCATGCGGGTCTTCAGTATGAGCAAACAATTACGTCAGATCCACGTCTCTCAGAACTGGAGCATTGACGAAGAAGAGATCCCGGAAGAGGAACTGAAAATTGAGGGCGACATAGACGAGGCGATGCGGGCGCGGATTCGCCAAATGCTCATCCGCCACTGGCAGTTCGAACATCGTACGAAGAGAATCGGGCTCACGCGTGAGCGGATTAACGAGATCGAAGCGTTCGCACATGTCGAAACGGTCCACCCGCAAATCTCCAGTTACGTTTCACTGATCCAGGGAGAGCAGGAGATGCAGGGAATGGGTGCGTCGGTCGCGGCCGACGATGAAGTCTTGCCTGAACGCATTCTGGTGGGCAAAGTATTTGAATCTGACAGTGAACCGGTGATTCTACTCAACGAGTTTGTCGCTTGGAAATGGGGATTTACCTCTCCCGCCCAGATGCGCGCGTTGATCGGTACCAAAGTCAGAATCGAACACCGCCAGGGAGCGGAAGGGGTGGCGTACTCTCTCTCGCATCGCAGTGGAGGCGATGTTGAGTTCAGCAAGGAAGAGTTAACGGCCTTAAACAGCGCGCTGGATCGCATTCCAAAACTGATCGGTGATTTGAATTTTTCTGAAGAGGAACGTGCCGCCTTGAAGAAAGCGTTTCAGCCAAAGCCCACTGATCCGTCCCGGTCTGTTGATTCGGTCGAACACATTATTGCCCAGGAATTTACTGTGGCCGGGATTTATCGCTGCCCTACCGAGAGTGAGTTGAACGAGGATGTGGGACTCGACAGCGCCAACGGCATGGCCGATTTCCTGCTGCCCATTAAAACAGCCACGCAATTTGCGCTGCGGGTTCCGCACATTGAAAAGGAAGGTTTTTATCAAGCGACTGTCCAGGTCGATCATGAGTCCAACCTCAAAGCCGTCTCGGAACAGATTCGCGAAATGGGCCTGCGTGAATATTCGCTGATCTCGATGGTCGAATTCATTCAGGAACAGGTGCGCCAGGTCACACTGATCGTCTCCCTGGTTGCGATTTTTGCGTTAATCATCTCCGCGGTGGGGATCGCCAATACAATGGTCATGAGCGTTGTCGAACGCACGCGGGAAATCGGCATCATGAAAGCGCTGGGCGCCCGCGAGGGGCAGATTCAGATGCTGTTTCTGATCGAAGGAGCACTGCTCGGGCTGATCGGGGGGCTCTGTGCGCTGGTGATCGGTTTGGTGATCAAGATACCGATTGAAATGATGACCATTTCGATTCTGGAGAACCAGTTCAACAAAACTTTCACGCAGGAACACGTCATCAATTTCCCGGTGTGGCTGCTGGCTGCCGTGCTGGTCTTCAGCATGTTCGTCACCACCCTGGCCACGATCCTGCCCGCGCGGAGAGCAGCACGCGTCGATCCGATCGCCGCCCTGCGTCACGACTAA
- a CDS encoding ABC transporter ATP-binding protein, with translation MPHDASDILVELTDVSKAYGQTQAAVNAVSNVSFTVRRGERVALLGKSGSGKSTLLNMIAGLDRPTGGRICVAGSILSELSPAAMADYRRERVGMIFQAFNLIPWRTALQNVELPMVFDRRGKAERMAAAQEALTAVGLAERMRHRPSELSGGEQQRVAIARALMNRPELLLADEPTGNLDSSTAGEILESLSRFTENSETATILVTHDEELAYRFATRVLHMLDGRLDHDSGAVSV, from the coding sequence ATGCCGCATGATGCCAGCGATATTCTTGTCGAACTTACCGATGTCTCGAAGGCATACGGTCAAACACAAGCCGCTGTGAACGCAGTCAGTAACGTTTCGTTTACTGTGCGTCGTGGCGAACGGGTGGCCCTGCTGGGAAAATCGGGATCGGGCAAATCGACATTGTTGAACATGATTGCCGGCCTGGATCGACCGACGGGCGGGCGGATTTGCGTAGCAGGATCGATACTGTCTGAGCTTTCTCCGGCCGCGATGGCCGACTATCGGCGGGAACGTGTGGGAATGATCTTTCAGGCCTTTAACCTCATCCCCTGGCGGACGGCATTACAGAATGTGGAATTGCCGATGGTGTTTGACCGCCGGGGAAAGGCGGAACGCATGGCGGCGGCCCAGGAGGCGTTAACGGCGGTCGGATTAGCCGAGCGGATGAGGCACCGGCCCAGCGAACTCTCGGGCGGCGAACAGCAGCGGGTCGCCATTGCGCGGGCTCTCATGAACAGGCCGGAACTGCTGCTGGCAGATGAACCAACGGGCAACCTCGATTCCTCGACCGCCGGGGAGATCCTGGAATCGCTCAGCCGATTCACGGAAAATTCCGAGACCGCGACGATTCTGGTCACGCACGACGAAGAACTGGCCTATCGTTTTGCGACACGCGTGCTGCATATGCTGGATGGCCGGCTGGACCACGATTCGGGAGCGGTCAGCGTATGA